Genomic window (Streptobacillus felis):
CAGGAGATGCACCTCTTGCTATAGTTGGTAAATTAGGATATGGATTTGTAAGACAACACGGAGAAACAGATGCAAAAGGATCAGGTGGATTATACTATGCAGTAGGATTAAACGGAGAATATGGACCATTTGTTGTTGAAGCTTTAGCATCAAGAACTCACATCATGGTTAAACCTACTCAAGAACCAGGACAATTATTTGCTGAAGATAAACCAGGTGTAATAAACAAAGTTGGATTAACTGCAGGATTAAGATTAGGACAATTAGCAGCACCAGCTGTTGAAGAACCAGTTTTACCAGTTGAACCAGTTAAACCTGAAGTTAAACCTGAGCCTAAACCAGAACCAAAACCAGTTGTTAAACCAGAACCAAAACCAGAACCAAAACCTGAAAAAGAAAAATGTCCAGATGACGGCGTAAAAGTAGTAGAAAAAGTTGTGGAAAAAATCGTTGAGGTTAAAGTTCCAGTTTACGTAGAACCAAAAGTTAAGAAAATAGAATTAAGTGCAGATACATTATTCAAATTTGATAAATATAAATTAGAAGATATGTTACCTGCAGGTAAAGCTGAAATAGTAGAACTAGTTAAGAAATTAGGAACTGACTATGTAAGATTAGATAGAATAGACTTAATCGGACATACAGATAGATTAGGAAGCGACAGCTACAACATGGCTTTAGGATTAAGACGTGCTCAAACTGTTAGAGCTTACTTACAAGAATTAGGTGTAACTACTCCAATTACTGTTGCAAGTAAAGGTGAAAGAGAACCTAAAGTTAACTGTCCAGGATCAAAAGCTACAGATGCATTAAAACAATGTCTATTACCAAACAGACGTGTTGAAATCAACTTAACTGGATTAGAAATCCAATACTTAGAACAAAAATAAGTTAAATAAATAAAGCAGGAATTTAATTCCTGCTTTTTATTTTAGTTATTTGTTATATTTTATTTATTCTTTTTGTAAAGATAGAATTCAAAAATACCTTCTTCACATAAGTTTG
Coding sequences:
- a CDS encoding OmpA family protein translates to MKKAFLMLTALASLNAVAGVELQVKGGYDVFRRQSVTDKFFNDQTRDLERGFVVNAELFPINQYKVEVGVGAEYNFSDKTAGYGFQKYSDVNNNGVLQEDKKYHHVPVYAVIKANVLQLESGDAPLAIVGKLGYGFVRQHGETDAKGSGGLYYAVGLNGEYGPFVVEALASRTHIMVKPTQEPGQLFAEDKPGVINKVGLTAGLRLGQLAAPAVEEPVLPVEPVKPEVKPEPKPEPKPVVKPEPKPEPKPEKEKCPDDGVKVVEKVVEKIVEVKVPVYVEPKVKKIELSADTLFKFDKYKLEDMLPAGKAEIVELVKKLGTDYVRLDRIDLIGHTDRLGSDSYNMALGLRRAQTVRAYLQELGVTTPITVASKGEREPKVNCPGSKATDALKQCLLPNRRVEINLTGLEIQYLEQK